The Rickettsiales bacterium sequence ATTCATCATTATTGGGGCATCAGTGTTTTACTGGTTGTGACAATTGTTACTTTTTTTGTGGGTCTCTGGTCCTCTTCTATCTATGTTAAATCTGCTGGTCAGTCTTACGAAGTCGTCATTGACGAGGTGGTAGGGATTTGGGTTGTTTTGCTTTTGGCCGGCGCCCTTAACTACCCTCTGGACTTTGGAACCTGCTTTGCCGCGTTCCTTTTCTTTGTTATTTTTGATATGGCTAAGCCTTGGCCCGTCGGTCAGATAGATGAGCATGTGGGCGGGGGGCTCGGTCTGATGCTCGACGATGTTGTCGCTGCTTTCTATGGCTTTCTGGGCATGGTAGTTGGGTTATTTTTCTATACAAGTTTGTTGGCATAATGCAGCATCCATACCCACTTTGGCATCCGGTCTATTGGCTGGCAACCTGGTTCCATAGCGGCCTCGCGCCGAAAGCTCCAGGTACGTTTGGTACACTGGCGGCGCTGCCTTTTGCGTGGGTGATTCACCAGTATTGGGGGCATTCAGGGTTGCTCATTGCGAGTGTTTTGGCTTTCTTCATTGGGTGGTATGTCTCGGCTGAATATGTAAAGAAAACAGGCCGTGAAGATCCGAAGGAAGTTGTGA is a genomic window containing:
- a CDS encoding phosphatidylglycerophosphatase A, encoding MTSNWNPIFWIATLFFLGKIQHAGSIIATLLGLIAGVAIHHYWGISVLLVVTIVTFFVGLWSSSIYVKSAGQSYEVVIDEVVGIWVVLLLAGALNYPLDFGTCFAAFLFFVIFDMAKPWPVGQIDEHVGGGLGLMLDDVVAAFYGFLGMVVGLFFYTSLLA